The Fusarium fujikuroi IMI 58289 draft genome, chromosome FFUJ_chr05 DNA segment AGGGTGGTGTTGACTTACGAGACCCAATTGAAGGTACCCCATGCCACAAACGACGCGGCTCTCGTCCAGTCAGCATGGCCGCTGAACCACGCATCCGCTTGCTCCATTCCGGATGCCAGGTTGACAAGACCCATTGCTTGTGCAACTTGCAGTCCTTTCCGGAGATACTGAAAGGCAAGGTCATCCTTTCCAAGAGTGACGGCAGTCATGCAGAGCAGTTGCAAGGCAGACACATTAGACAGAGTAATAGCTTCACGGTCGTCATAGTTACTCCATTGAGCTCGAGCGTCAGcaaaaaaggctatagagtAATGGGCAGCCTCTGGGTGCATGGGAGTGCAGGCTTGCTGTCAAACACAAAGATGAGTGTTGGCTATCAGGCTCATTACAGACGACATGGGCTTTTTGAGGTTCACTTACACATGCCCACGCCAGGAGTGCCGCAACGAGGAATCTGGAACAGAAGTATGGCTGGTTGTGAACAAGATCACGGAGGAACAAGTCAGCGtcgaaaagaggaagaacggGATAGTCGTTGTTGAGGTAGAGGGCAATTGCTTCAACTGCTATTGAATTAGGGATGGGCAAAGTTGTCCAAGAAGATATTTCGGTTTGGTCAAGTAGGTGGATGTGCGATTCAGTCAGATGCGACAGCCCTTCATAGGAGCTAGTTGAAGCAGTAGCATCTTTGCTTGCGCTCGTGCCCGGCAATTCGTGGGGATGGACAGATTTGGTATCTTCGAGCGGAGAATTGCCAAAAGCCTCAGACCTCCGAGGGGCAAGCAACTCCCCAAGAGGCAAGGAGCTGACCGTCACGGGAAGCAAGACTGGGTAAGCAATTGGGTGCCGAACCATGAGCTCAAACTCCATTCCAGCGGACACTGGAGGTAAAAGGCTTCCGATAATGTTGTATTGGGGAAGCGGCGGTGTAGGGGACCACTGGGGCGGCGATGAGAGCGGCGAgggagatgacgatgacagcGATGAGGATATTGCCGcccgaggttgaggttgaggctcaGGTTGAGGATCGCGTGGCGTCTCACGGAGCATGTTGAGCAACACCAAAGCATCGTGATAGGGCAGTGTTGTGAGTTGGTTGGAGAGTTCGCCAGGCTCCTTGAGGATGCGAGCCAATCTTTCAAGTTGGGAGGGGCTCGCGGCTGGTTCCGGGCCATAGCGATACTGGCATTGCACGCCCTTTTCGGTGCAATTGAAGCATTCTGGTCGGCCACGGTCACACTGCAAGACCAGATTCACATTAGCGTGATGTTGTATAGATTAGTCTTGAGGGCAGCACAAGTCGTGGTGCTCGTGGTGACCAGAGGCAGGCAGATAGTAAGCACTGGGCATCCACCAGTGTTTTGTGTTTTGAAGGTGATGGATGCAACTAACCTTGATCTTGCGTTTTCGACAAATCTCGCAAGCAGGGGCCTGCccggcttgggcttggcgaGCGCGGcgccttgcccttgaggccaaggctgaccTCGAAAGCGACAGCAAAGTCGAAGTCTCGGGCGACGCGTCATTATCATTGGATAATGGCTTGGCCGGTTTCAATGCTCGCAGCTGCTGCATGTGTATGTGAAAGCAACCGTTCCCTGCCTGTGCGTGATACCTAGGTAATGGCAGAAGGGTATGTTCTATTGCCGCAGAGGAGCCTTGGTCAAGGTTGTTTTGAGTCGTCCTTGTCTAGTCTCAAGGTTTTTGCCACCTTACTCTGTCCAAAGGGTCTCGACTTTCAGGGACGGGAGGATCTTATGGGGACTAGTCCTGCTTAGGCAAGGTTAAGTGGGTATCGCTTTGCTTCATCATTGGTTCCACAAGATGCCAATCCATAAAACATCGCCTTCGCCGATAATAAACTACGATTTCGATAAACGCGCGATTCTTCAATCGATATCTTTCAAGTCGATTTTTGTCAAACTACCCACATGTTTTATAGATGCCATGTTTAAAATCTGCCACTATATGGCTCTTAGGTGACTACCTTGTAGAAAAGTCTCTCAATCTGACCTAAACTTGATTCTACGCAAGGGATGTCGATATATGCCACTGTGACGTAACGTCTAAAACATCAGCATGTTGGTGTTCAAGGTATGGTTCTCGAAGCATGGGCAACGGCTTACATTGTTTCTCATTTCTTCCGGTCATCCTCAGAAAGGGGTGCTGGTGCTTAATTCGGAGCAGGTGACGGACCCAGAGAGCCTCAACATAACCAGCAGGAATGGTCGCACTTGGCCAGCCGATGATATTGGATACGGCCTCATGTAGGAAGTTTTCCGTCGCATCATGCGGTGCGACGTGCCCACCTGAAGGCATAATGAAAACATAGATAGAAAGGCTGGTTATCGCCAGATGCACCGTGTCCTGCCTTTGCTGGAATAATATTTGCCGCATCATGAGCAAGACCTTGAACTCATTCTCCAACTCACTGGCTGTCAGTGCCACCGACTCCGGGGGCACCATGGTACCTGCCATGGAGGGCTCTGGCACACGCTCTAGCGTTTTTCAGGAGCCTTACCTCCATGCGCCAGAAGATGCTTGGAGTGGTATTTCACATGCCATCATTGACATCTATCACCTCTGTATCGTAAACCCGATGCCCGGCTTTGACCAAAGCTTATTCAAGTTCCCTAAGGCCTCGTTCAAAAGGGGAGTGTGGGCGCACCACGCCATCGTGAGATACAAATCTAAAGCAGAGATCAAGCGGCGACAAGCTGCTCCGTAATGGGGCATCTCCCTTGTAACGGCAAGTGTTGTTGGCTGATGCCCGCGAGGATGAGAGGATCCTTAATAGAGCGAGGGCGTATAGCTATGGGTTTCTACTGCCCTTATAGCAGATAACATTTAATTTACTAAAGTTCAAACTTGCCTTGGGTTCACGTATACTAAACTTCGCTGTTATGGATAAATCGTCCCTTTTGTTCTCGTTATATGCTCCATCGGGGTGGGGCCTCGGCTTTGCCGAGGGGACGAAAGAGATGACTATTGGTGAGCGGTGGATGTTTTCATTTACTAGCGCCCGAGGGTCTCGGAAAAGATATACGGTGGATATGAATGGAGGTCATCTGCAAGTCCAGTACCGAAATGCCGGGAACTATAATATGTGCCCAATAGATTGAGGAAATGTATAAGTTAGCAGAATGGCAATTCGCAGAGACTCATAACCTCACACTCTTCATTCAGCCTTTACAAGACCAATCTTGAAGCATTAAACATCATCTTAAACAATTCCAAGCAACCTTGAAAATGGCCTCTATACGAGACGTTGATATTACCACATATGATGACTTGAATTTGAGAGGAACCTTTTACAGCGTTGGGTCCAAGAAGCCTTGCATTATCATGACCCATGGAGTGAGTCAAACCCATATGTTGATGCAATACAGATCCTAACTCGAAGTTACAGTTCTCTGGTCACCGTGATCATTTCCTGCCCGAACTCGCTGCCAAGTTCAACGACGCTGGCTATGGAGCATTGGTTTACGACAACCGCTGCTGGGGCGATAGTGAGGGCCTTCCTCGCGCTGAAGCCGATCCCGTGAAGCAGTCACGAGACTATCTCGACGCTTTCAATTTCGCTGCAGCCCTTCCCGATGTTGATCCCACCAAGATCGTGTACTGGGGATCCAGCTTATCCGGAGGCAACGCTATTGTCGCCGCTTCCATGAACAAGAGCCTGGCAGGCATTATTTCACAAGTCCCCTTTGTATCGGGCGGTTCCATGGCTCGCCTCACCGCAGCTCCGAAACCCATTCTAGTCGCTCAACGGACCTCGAATTCAGAGATCCACATCCCGATCTATCCCAGCTCTGTCGAGGAGGTCCGAGATGGGACCACCAAGGCCATTTTGAAGGATGAGGGGGCCGTGGAGTTTGCAGCGGAAATGGCCCGACGAGGCTACAGCTACGACAAGACGGCTACTCTCCAGAGTTTGACCAACACGATCATGCACGAGCCGACGGGGGTTATTCA contains these protein-coding regions:
- a CDS encoding related to nitrate assimilation regulatory protein nirA, coding for MQQLRALKPAKPLSNDNDASPETSTLLSLSRSALASRARRRARQAQAGQAPACEICRKRKIKCDRGRPECFNCTEKGVQCQYRYGPEPAASPSQLERLARILKEPGELSNQLTTLPYHDALVLLNMLRETPRDPQPEPQPQPRAAISSSLSSSSPSPLSSPPQWSPTPPLPQYNIIGSLLPPVSAGMEFELMVRHPIAYPVLLPVTVSSLPLGELLAPRRSEAFGNSPLEDTKSVHPHELPGTSASKDATASTSSYEGLSHLTESHIHLLDQTEISSWTTLPIPNSIAVEAIALYLNNDYPVLPLFDADLFLRDLVHNQPYFCSRFLVAALLAWACQACTPMHPEAAHYSIAFFADARAQWSNYDDREAITLSNVSALQLLCMTAVTLGKDDLAFQYLRKGLQVAQAMGLVNLASGMEQADAWFSGHADWTRAASFVAWGTFNWVSNLIRVFSLHYHKSELEFPPRLFMPGDVEAVIAAEEGGQVLSPTSEIFNAACKLWTIFSVVTRAYYGQGDHIWLDQKNALHFAEDIYRQLLAWADGLPLSLVRCEGSSHAVFMLHIYYHAIITDIFRPFVNMIDHSRSMLRTFGTDRATPKVVYHASIRQMKRLLLSYRLEFSLEASSVLWQTCVIYVANATIRDVETNRDEMLFFLHLCLAGLKELFMSYRVFGSIAKGILGIAIREKALSHQELRRYLRRLKTIGERYKAKDDDNEMSGVMAKWVVDLNLALTDPERAQGGKLAEQTDRMSETCPSVDRIKIHEWKSGERLIR